One region of Triticum dicoccoides isolate Atlit2015 ecotype Zavitan unplaced genomic scaffold, WEW_v2.0 scaffold15214, whole genome shotgun sequence genomic DNA includes:
- the LOC119344067 gene encoding pentatricopeptide repeat-containing protein At2g27610-like: MALRTALPTLPRGFASRQRLATRASSARLEEDGAARPNARSARGAFDGMSGRDAAAGASSGSSRDAIVDCARRGMGREALGHFSAARRLGGERVDGAMLSCALKACGAMPGGCRAAGEQLHCLCVKCGLDRADVGVGTALVDAYTKCGGMEDSRLVFEGMPQRNVGTWTSLLNGYAQAGAHLDAMALFFRMRAEGVWPNPFTFTSVLSAVAGQGALELGRRVHAQSVKFGCRSTVFVCNSLMNMYSKCGLVEEAKAVFCGMETRDMVSWNTLMAGLLLNGCEVEALQLFHDSRASVAKLSQSTYSTVIKLCANLKQLALARQLHSCVLKHGFSSDGNVMTAIMDAYSKCGELDDAFNIFLLMPGSQSVVSWTAMIGGCIQNGDIPLAASLFSRMREDNVKPNEFTYSTMLTTSLPVLPPQIHAQIIKTNYQHAPSVGTALLASYSKLGSTEEALSIFETIDQKDVVAWSAMLSCYSQAGDCDGATNVFVEMSMQGMKPNEFTISSVIDACASPTAGVDQGRQFHAVSIKYRYQDAICVGSALVSMYARKGSIDSARSVFERQTERDLVSWNSMISGYAQHGYSKEALDTFRQMEAAGVEMDGVTFLAVIIGCTHAGLVQEGQRYFDSMVRDHKISPTMEHYACMVDLYSRAGKLDETMNLIGGMPFPAGAMVWRTLLGACRVHKNVELGKLAAEKLLLLEPLDSATYVLLSNIYASAGKWKERDEVRKLMDSKKVKKEAGSSWIQIKNKVHSFIASDKSHPLSDQIYTKLKAMTARLKQEGYCPNTSFVLHDMEEEQKEAMLMTHSERLALAFGLIATPPGTPLQIVKNLRVCGDCHVVMKMVSAVEDREIIMRDCSRFHHFKSGACSCGDFW, encoded by the coding sequence ATGGCGCTGAGGACGGCGCTCCCGACTCTCCCCCGGGGCTTCGCGTCCCGGCAGAGACTGGCCACGCGCGCCTCGTCGGCCCGGCTGGAGGAGGATGGCGCCGCTCGCCCCAACGCCCGGAGCGCCCGCGGGGCGTTCGACGGAATGTCCGGCCGGGACGCCGCGGCGGGGGCCAGCTCCGGATCCAGCCGGGATGCCATCGTCGACTGCGCGCGGCGCGGGATGGGGCGGGAGGCGCTGGGGCATTTCTCGGCCGCGCGGCGGCTCGGCGGCGAACGCGTCGACGGCGCCATGCTGTCCTGCGCGCTCAAGGCGTGCGGGGCGATGCCGGGCGGCTGCAGGGCCGCCGGGGAGCAGCTGCATTGCCTGTGCGTCAAGTGCGGGCTCGACCGGGCCGACGTCGGCGTCGGCACGGCGCTCGTCGACGCGTACACGAAGTGCGGCGGCATGGAGGACAGCAGGCTGGTGTTTGAGGGGATGCCGCAGAGGAACGTCGGCACGTGGACGTCGTTGCTTAACGGTTACGCGCAGGCCGGGGCGCACTTGGACGCCATGGCGCTCTTCTTCAGGATGCGCGCCGAGGGGGTATGGCCGAACCCGTTCACGTTCACGAGCGTCCTCTCCGCGGTGGCGGGCCAGGGCGCGCTCGAGCTCGGGCGGCGCGTGCATGCTCAGTCGGTGAAGTTCGGATGCCGCTCGACCGTGTTCGTGTGCAATTCCCTGATGAACATGTACTCGAAGTGCGGGCTGGTTGAAGAAGCCAAGGCTGTGTTCTGTGGGATGGAGACCAGGGACATGGTGTCGTGGAACACGTTGATGGCAGGCCTTCTTTTGAATGGGTGTGAAGTGGAAGCCCTGCAGCTGTTCCATGACTCAAGAGCAAGCGTGGCGAAGCTGTCACAGTCGACCTACTCGACGGTGATCAAGTTATGTGCAAACCTCAAACAGCTGGCCCTGGCACGGCAGCTCCACAGCTGTGTGTTGAAACATGGGTTCAGTTCAGATGGCAATGTCATGACAGCCATTATGGATGCCTACAGCAAATGCGGCGAACTGGATGATGCTTTCAACATATTCTTGCTGATGCCAGGATCGCAGAGTGTCGTTTCATGGACTGCTATGATAGGCGGGTGCATTCAGAACGGTGATATTCCTCTTGCTGCCTCACTCTTTAGCAGAATGAGAGAAGACAATGTCAAGCCAAATGAGTTCACCTACTCGACGATGCTCACAACATCACTGCCAGTCTTGCCTCCCCAGATTCATGCGCAGATCATCAAAACCAACTACCAGCATGCACCATCTGTTGGAACTGCACTTCTTGCCTCGTACTCAAAGCTTGGAAGCACTGAAGAAGCCCTCTCTATATTTGAAACCATTGACCAGAAGGACGTTGTTGCATGGTCTGCAATGTTGTCGTGCTATTCCCAAGCTGGCGACTGCGATGGTGCCACAAATGTGTTTGTGGAGATGTCCATGCAAGGCATGAAGCCAAATGAGTTCACTATCTCTAGTGTCATCGATGCATGTGCTAGTCCCACCGCTGGGGTTGACCAGGGTAGGCAGTTCCATGCTGTTTCGATCAAATACAGATACCAGGACGCTATCTGCGTGGGCAGCGCACTTGTCAGCATGTATGCAAGAAAAGGGAGCATTGACAGTGCTCGAAGTGTCTTTGAGAGGCAGACAGAGAGAGACTTGGTGTCATGGAACTCGATGATATCAGGGTATGCGCAGCACGGTTACAGCAAGGAGGCCCTTGATACATTCCGTCAGATGGAAGCTGCGGGCGTCGAGATGGATGGCGTCACATTCCTTGCGGTTATCATAGGATGCACTCATGCTGGACTTGTACAAGAAGGCCAGCGATACTTCGATTCCATGGTTAGAGACCACAAGATCAGTCCCACCATGGAGCATTACGCGTGCATGGTGGATCTCTACAGCCGTGCGGGCAAGTTGGATGAAACGATGAACCTTATTGGAGGCATGCCGTTCCCAGCAGGTGCAATGGTATGGCGAACACTGCTAGGCGCATGCAGAGTTCACAAGAATGTTGAGCTTGGGAAGCTGGCCGCAGAGAAGCTGCTACTGCTTGAGCCGCTCGATTCGGCGACGTACGTGTTGCTCTCCAACATCTATGCGTCCGCAGGGAAGTGGAAAGAgagggatgaagtgaggaagctcatGGATTCTAAAAAGGTGAAGAAGGAAGCTGGATCCAGCTGGATTCAGATCAAGAACAAGGTCCATTCCTTTATAGCCTCCGACAAATCGCACCCTCTGTCCGACCAGATATACACAAAGCTGAAGGCGATGACAGCCAGGTTGAAGCAGGAGGGTTACTGTCCGAACACGAGCTTTGTGCTCCATGACATGGAGGAAGAGCAGAAGGAAGCCATGCTGATGACGCACAGTGAGCGGCTGGCTCTTGCCTTCGGTCTGATAGCTACACCACCAGGGACGCCCCTTCAGATTGTCAAAAACCTGCGGGTCTGTGGGGACTGCCATGTGGTGATGAAGATGGTGTCGGCGGTTGAGGACAGGGAGATCATCATGCGAGACTGCAGCAGGTTCCACCACTTCAAATCTGGTGCCTGCTCTTGTGGTGATTTCTGGTGA
- the LOC119344068 gene encoding thioredoxin-like 3-2, chloroplastic, whose product MATTSAYYAVAAGGGDAAAPCRGALLRPRPRPPPHRLAFLSRAPARRASISLPPGPRGAGLAAATAEGRAGTGMEDEEEGPAWVELEPIGREEQLDGALADAQQRGVPIVVFWTASWCRKCIYLKPKLEKLAAEYYARIRFYCVDVNAVPQKLVNRAGVTKMPSIQMWSDSRKQAEVIGGHESWMVIEDVRRMVEQEE is encoded by the exons ATGGCCACCACCTCCGCCTATTACGcagtggcggccggcggcggcgacgcggcggcGCCGTGCCGGGGCGCCCTTCTCAGGCCACGGCCACGGCCTCCCCCGCACCGCCTCGCTTTCCTCTCCAGGGCGCCCGCCCGGCGGGCCTCGATCTCGCTGCCTCCGGGGCCTCGCGGGGCGGGTCTGGCGGCGGCGACCGCGGAGGGGAGGGCGGGGACGGGgatggaggacgaggaggaggggcCGGCGTGGGTGGAGCTGGAGCCGATCGGCCGCGAGGAGCAGCTGGACGGGGCCCTCGCCGACGCCCAGCAGCGCGGCGTCCCCATCGTCGTGTTCTG GACGGCGAGTTGGTGCAGGAAATGCATATATCTGAAGCCGAAGCTGGAAAAGTTGGCAGCAGAATACTATGCGAG AATCCGGTTTTACTGCGTCGACGTCAACGCTGTTCCACAGAAGCTCGTGAATCGTGCAGGAGTAACG AAGATGCCTTCCATACAG ATGTGGAGCGACTCCCGGAAGCAGGCCGAGGTGATCGGCGGGCACGAGTCATGGATGGTGATCGAGGACGTCCGGAGGATGGTCGAGCAGGAGGAATGA